In Trichomycterus rosablanca isolate fTriRos1 chromosome 20, fTriRos1.hap1, whole genome shotgun sequence, one DNA window encodes the following:
- the fam222bb gene encoding protein FAM222B, giving the protein MLACLPVSAPSLQLLTHTQMNTGLQKWDTPQKMRSAQYPTPAELDAYAKKVANNPLTIKIFPSNVKVPQRKHLRRTVNGLDTSSQRYSPYPSQVSTRTGLLAIVKVPVKGILEHPQARFLPKIAMNPQSRPYGTPSTLNLPQTLPCMQGMQSLSQPQLLAQKNLPHTQSVQAQKNHFHFKNLQPQSNLAHSQSLQAPNNLLSSQSLQVQKNIPASQSLQGQPAIPHPQSMQDQKTLPHPSSLLQQQSLGHHQAVHSGLASQQTMPQHALNHQHVLMQQQAGPQNLHHLPEMPQSACLQQSHSFSQPIPQASGTCLLTPGNVMSGPKLHDADAPPNITVSTSSIPLSMVASLHQKQPSDLNSIVHQISRFCQARASSSATSICEGQIANPSPISRNLLIDASSRVCAHPSISALGNPADKAPLMLPNMTHMNMMHAYHDMKQQPGQSHIPQQPSWNQQLSHLQPLSDGNQPGKNLPRDGSAGPGFSSKNLSYPQDMCMGQPFSLKPPIDKPTPSPPVSAMSGAVNFSNGHYMQPPWNGILPTPSSDSSGSQDLGVPFHAGISGPSVECRTRTGSTAQMSMMPPMEYMGGDFQPPCFREQNTGIVKIGRAQDSQDNRNAHVHHPGYR; this is encoded by the exons ATGCTGGCCTGTCTGCCGGTATCAGCCCCTTCTCTCCAGCTTCTCACCCACACGCAGATGAACACTGGACTTCAGAAAT gggaCACTCCACAGAAGATGCGATccgcacagtatccgaccccaGCGGAGTTGGATGCCTATGCTAAAAAAGTTGCCAACAACCCATTGACTATAAAAATCTTCCCCAGTAACGTAAAAGTACCTCAGAGAAAACATCTGCGCCGTACAGTGAACGGTCTTGACACCTCTAGCCAGCGCTACAGCCCCTACCCATCTCAGGTCAGCACCAGGACGGGCCTTTTGGCCATCGTCAAAGTTCCCGTTAAAGGTATCCTGGAGCATCCTCAAGCTCGCTTCCTCCCTAAGATCGCCATGAACCCTCAGAGTCGACCCTACGGCACTCCTAGCACTTTAAACCTGCCTCAGACTCTTCCATGCATGCAGGGGATGCAGTCGCTCTCCCAGCCGCAACTGCTTGCCCAGAAAAACCTCCCCCATACACAGAGCGTGCAGGCCCAGAAGAACCATTTTCATTTTAAGAATCTGCAGCCTCAAAGTAATCTGGCTCATTCTCAGAGCTTGCAGGCCCCGAATAACCTCCTGTCTTCTCAAAGCTTGCAAGTCCAAAAGAACATTCCTGCTTCTCAGAGCTTACAAGGCCAACCGGCAATTCCTCATCCCCAAAGTATGCAAGACCAGAAGACTCTGCCTCATCCTTCAAGTTTACTACAGCAACAAAGCCTGGGCCATCATCAAGCAGTTCATTCTGGCCTGGCTAGCCAGCAGACTATGCCACAACATGCTCTCAACCATCAGCATGTCCTCATGCAGCAGCAAGCCGGTCCTCAGAACCTTCATCACCTGCCTGAAATGCCCCAGTCAGCCTGCCTGCAGCAGTCCCACAGTTTTTCTCAACCCATCCCACAAGCTTCTGGCACATGCCTTCTAACCCCTGGAAATGTAATGTCTGGGCCCAAGCTGCACGATGCGGATGCCCCACCCAATATAACTGTGTCTACCTCAAGCATCCCCCTGTCTATGGTGGCCAGCTTGCACCAAAAGCAACCCAGCGATCTGAACAGCATTGTGCACCAGATCAGTCGTTTCTGTCAGGCAAGAGCCAGCAGCAGTGCAACTTCCATATGTGAAGGTCAGATTGCCAACCCAAGCCCTATCAGTCGGAACCTGCTGATCGACGCAAGCTCCCGTGTCTGTGCTCACCCGTCCATCAGCGCTCTCGGCAACCCTGCAGACAAGGCACCTCTAATGTTGCCCAACATGACCCACATGAACATGATGCATGCTTATCATGATATGAAACAGCAACCTGGTCAGTCCCACATACCACAGCAACCTTCCTGGAACCAGCAACTGTCTCATCTTCAGCCTCTCTCAGATGGCAATCAGCCAGGGAAGAATCTACCCCGAGATGGCTCCGCAGGGCCCGGTTTCTCCAGCAAGAACCTGAGCTACCCTCAGGACATGTGCATGGGCCAGCCGTTCAGTCTGAAACCCCCTATAGACAAACCCACCCCTTCACCACCAGTCAGTGCCATGTCAGGTGCTGTGAATTTTAGCAACGGGCACTACATGCAGCCGCCTTGGAATGGCATTTTGCCCACGCCTAGTAGCGACAGCTCTGGGTCTCAAGACCTAGGTGTTCCGTTTCATGCAGGCATCTCAGGGCCGTCTGTAGAATGCAGGACTCGAACTGGCAGTACCGCCCAGATGAGCATGATGCCGCCGATGGAATACATGGGTGGTGATTTTCAGCCGCCCTGCTTTCGAGAGCAGAACACAGGCATAGTGAAGATTGGCAGGGCCCAGGATTCCCAGGATAATAGGAATGCACATGTTCACCACCCAGGGTATAGATGA
- the LOC134334665 gene encoding P2X purinoceptor 5-like, with amino-acid sequence MNTLHLNTMLYLGMSLSRYHFMQGGSIGILIEWHCDLDRGWSACHPHYSFTRLDGIATTHSVSSGYNFRYARYFKNADGETLRTLYKVYGIRFDILVHGKAGKFNIIPTIINIGSGLALMGAGAFFCDMVLLYMMKKSTLYRERKFETDKKNGNNNKKSIEVAEEPSKQLLELEHLTDPTLDEQHSIENCTEQKDETFD; translated from the exons ATGAACACACTTCATCTAAATACAATGCTGTATTTAGGGATGTCTTTATCTAGGTATCATTTTATGCAGGGAGGATCAATAGGAATCCTAATAGAATGGCATTGTGACCTGGACAGAGGTTGGTCTGCGTGCCACCCTCACTACAGTTTTACTCGACTGGATGGAATTGCTACAACACACTCAGTCTCATCTGGATACAACTTTAG GTATGCCCGTTATTTCAAaaatgctgatggagagacTTTAAGAACGCTGTATAAGGTGTACGGGATTCGCTTTGACATCCTGGTTCATGGCAAG GCTGGAAAGTTCAATATAATtccaacaataataaacatagGCTCAGGATTGGCGTTAATGGGGGCG GGAGCATTCTTCTGTGACATGGTACTTCTCTATATGATGAAGAAGAGTACTCTGTACAGGGAGAGGAAATTTGAAACAGATAAAAA AAAtggaaacaacaataaaaagagTATAGAAGTGGCGGAGGAACCTTCCAAGCAACTGTTAGAGCTGGAGCACCTCACTGACCCAACTTTAGATGAACAACACAGCATTGAAAACTGCACAGAACAAAAGGATGAGACATTTGACTGA
- the p2rx8 gene encoding purinergic receptor P2X, ligand-gated ion channel, 8: MPPIDFKGVFLSAFDYKTEKYVIAKNKKVGVLYRFIQLTIIGYLIGWVFLTKKGYQETEESIQSSVITKVKGVTFTNTTGSGPWLWGPEDYVIPQQGEAVLFITTNFVETPDQKLGYCAENIKVLDGHCKENEDCLEGEPVIAGHGVKTGHCLKNRNSTGTCEIYGWCPIERNYRPKVPLLRSAENFTIYIKNFIRFPKFDFSKSNILENADHSYLKKCLHHEFAHPYCPIFRLGDVVQQTGHEFQDIALFGGSIGILIEWHCDLDRGWSACHPHYSFTRLDGIATTHSVSSGYNFRYARYFKNADGETLRTLYKVYGIRFDILVHGKAGKFNIIPTIINIGSGLALMGAGAFFCDMVLLYMMKKSTLYRERKFETDKKNGNNNKKSIEVAEEPSKQLLELEHLTDPTLDEQHSIENCTEQKDETFD; the protein is encoded by the exons ATGCCACCCATCGACTTTAAAGGTGTTTTTCTCTCCGCCTTCGATTACAAGACGGAAAAGTACGTGATCGCCAAAAACAAGAAAGTCGGGGTGCTGTATCGATTCATCCAGCTGACAATAATCGGTTATCTGATCGG GTGGGTGTTTCTAACTAAGAAAGGCTATCAGGAGACTGAAGAATCTATACAGAGTTCAGTCATTACCAAAGTGAAAGGGGTCACATTCACTAACACCACAGGCTCCGGCCCATGGCTCTGGGGACCTGAAGACTACGTCATTCCACAGCAG GGTGAGGCTGTGCTTTTCATAACAACAAACTTTGTTGAAACTCCAGACCAAAAGTTAGGCTACTGTGCTGAG AATATTAAGGTACTGGATGGCCATTGTAAAGAGAATGAAGACTGTCTGGAGGGAGAGCCAGTTATAGCTGGCCATG GAGTTAAAACCGGGCACTGTTTAAAGAACAGGAACTCGACAGGTACCTGTGAAATATATGGCTGGTGCCCTATTGAAAGAAACTACCGACCAAA AGTGCCTTTGTTACGAAGCGCTGAAAACTTCACCATCTACATAAAGAATTTTATAAGATTCCCCAAGTTTGACTTCTCAAA AtcaaacattttagaaaacgcTGACCACTCATATCTGAAGAAATGTTTACACCATGAGTTTGCTCATCCTTACTGCCCCATATTCCGCCTCGGTGATGTAGTGCAGCAAACCGGACATGAGTTTCAAGATATAGCCCTGTTT GGAGGATCAATAGGAATCCTAATAGAATGGCATTGTGACCTGGACAGAGGTTGGTCTGCGTGCCACCCTCACTACAGTTTTACTCGACTGGATGGAATTGCTACAACACACTCAGTCTCATCTGGATACAACTTTAG GTATGCCCGTTATTTCAAaaatgctgatggagagacTTTAAGAACGCTGTATAAGGTGTACGGGATTCGCTTTGACATCCTGGTTCATGGCAAG GCTGGAAAGTTCAATATAATtccaacaataataaacatagGCTCAGGATTGGCGTTAATGGGGGCG GGAGCATTCTTCTGTGACATGGTACTTCTCTATATGATGAAGAAGAGTACTCTGTACAGGGAGAGGAAATTTGAAACAGATAAAAA AAAtggaaacaacaataaaaagagTATAGAAGTGGCGGAGGAACCTTCCAAGCAACTGTTAGAGCTGGAGCACCTCACTGACCCAACTTTAGATGAACAACACAGCATTGAAAACTGCACAGAACAAAAGGATGAGACATTTGACTGA
- the txndc17 gene encoding thioredoxin domain-containing protein 17 — translation MAKYEEVNVHGYEEYCKAVSERKGKNIFVYFSGDKDAQGKSWCPDCVNAEPVVRGELTHLLEGSVFIYCQVGDRPYWKDPNNDFKKTLKLTGVPTLLRHGTPQKLVEEQCFKADLVCMMFTED, via the exons ATGGCGAAGTATGAAGAAGTGAATGTTCACGGTTATGAAGAATATTGTAAAGCTGTTTCTGAGAGGAAgggaaaaaatatttttgtttacttCAGTGGGGATAAAGATGCACAGGGTAAAAGTTGGTGTCCAGACTGCGTGAATG ctGAGCCGGTGGTTCGGGGAGAATTGACTCATCTTCTTGAAGGTTCTGTCTTCATTTATTGCCAAGTGGGAGACCGACCATA CTGGAAAGACCCGAACAATGACTTTAAGAAGACTCTCAAACTCACAGGAGTCCCTACTCTTCTTCGCCATGGCACT CCACAGAAGCTGGTGGAGGAGCAATGTTTCAAAGCAGATCTGGTTTGCATGATGTTCACTGAAGATTAA